A DNA window from Actinokineospora baliensis contains the following coding sequences:
- a CDS encoding DUF2252 domain-containing protein, with the protein MGERARARTAAALGRWVEPGEVFARGKALRDVAALRDHKAVSLAADRPPIVDFLDASNAGRVEELVPLRVGRMLASPFAFFRGSAGLMAADLVGTPRTGLEAQLCGDAHAANFGLYGTPEGQIVMDINDFDETVPGPWEWDLKRLATSIVLAGREGGFSDKSCREAAEDVVRSYRKALDHLAEQPFLESWSALGDESVLAKVDAQALLDDFARAAKKARKNTSAKVAAKWTQRGADQRWRFVTEPPVLTSVSDRVADAVVAALPEYVETLRESRRNLIMRYGVSDVAFRVVGTGSVGLRNYLVLLHGNGDEALVLQVKEAQSSALAHHLGHAPAKHEGKRVVHGARLVQAETDILLGWTTVEGRHYIVRQFRNRKGEIDPTTLERDHLDDYGRFAGALLARAHTRSVDPRLLAGYCGEELDEAFGKYAMAYADQTEADHADLVAAVNTGRLTAIIEE; encoded by the coding sequence ATGGGCGAACGGGCGCGGGCACGGACCGCGGCGGCATTGGGGCGTTGGGTGGAGCCGGGCGAGGTCTTCGCGCGGGGCAAGGCGCTGCGGGACGTGGCGGCGTTGCGCGACCACAAGGCGGTCAGCCTCGCGGCGGACCGTCCCCCGATCGTGGACTTCCTGGACGCGAGCAACGCCGGTCGGGTCGAGGAGCTGGTGCCGCTGCGGGTGGGCCGGATGCTCGCCTCGCCGTTCGCCTTCTTCCGGGGCAGCGCCGGGTTGATGGCGGCCGACCTCGTCGGCACCCCGCGCACGGGCCTGGAAGCGCAGCTGTGCGGCGACGCGCACGCGGCCAACTTCGGGCTCTACGGCACCCCCGAGGGCCAGATCGTCATGGACATCAACGACTTCGACGAGACGGTGCCCGGCCCGTGGGAGTGGGACCTCAAGCGGCTGGCGACCAGCATCGTGCTGGCGGGCCGCGAAGGCGGGTTCTCCGACAAGTCCTGCAGGGAAGCCGCCGAGGACGTGGTGCGGTCCTACCGCAAGGCGCTCGACCACCTCGCCGAGCAGCCGTTCCTGGAGTCGTGGTCGGCACTGGGCGACGAGTCGGTGCTGGCCAAGGTCGACGCGCAGGCGCTGCTGGACGACTTCGCCCGTGCGGCCAAGAAGGCGCGCAAGAACACCAGCGCCAAGGTCGCCGCGAAGTGGACCCAGCGCGGCGCCGACCAGCGGTGGCGGTTCGTGACCGAGCCGCCGGTGCTGACCTCGGTCAGCGACCGGGTCGCCGACGCGGTGGTGGCCGCGTTGCCGGAGTACGTGGAGACGCTGCGCGAGTCCCGGCGGAACCTGATCATGCGCTACGGGGTGTCGGACGTGGCCTTCCGCGTGGTCGGCACCGGCAGCGTCGGCCTGCGCAACTACCTGGTCCTGTTGCACGGCAACGGCGACGAGGCGCTGGTGCTGCAGGTGAAGGAGGCCCAGTCGTCGGCGCTGGCGCACCACCTCGGGCACGCACCCGCCAAGCACGAGGGCAAGCGGGTCGTGCACGGCGCGCGGCTGGTGCAGGCGGAGACCGACATCCTGCTCGGCTGGACCACCGTCGAGGGCAGGCACTACATCGTCCGGCAGTTCCGCAACCGCAAGGGCGAGATCGACCCGACCACGCTCGAACGCGACCACCTCGACGACTACGGGCGCTTCGCCGGTGCCCTGCTCGCCCGCGCGCACACCCGTTCCGTGGACCCCAGGCTGCTCGCGGGCTACTGCGGCGAGGAACTTGACGAGGCATTCGGCAAGTACGCCATGGCCTACGCGGATCAGACGGAGGCCGACCACGCCGACCTGGTCGCCGCCGTCAACACCGGCAGGCTCACCGCGATCATCGAGGAATAA
- a CDS encoding MFS transporter yields the protein MRTNQGVALATLLLAVLMFPITLTGASIALPEIREALHGDLASVQWVVNAYNTTFAGFMLAAGGLADIVGRRRVFASGTAIFAAGGLLSAVSPNLLVLDVLRGLSGIGAAAAATSAVAIMASSFTGRTKALAFSLFGTTIGFGLAFGPSVSSLLMGALGWQAVFWFPAAVGVAALVLVPLLPESSNPDAKGVDWPGTVTFTAGLLLIITGFIEGPALGWAHPLVLAAFVVGIGLLVAFTAVERRVANPMFHFDLLRTPGFLAAAMAAATFVAVMVPLLVYLPSYLTEVVGQTAQQAGATLILMTAPILVLPLVAGALARWTSANAVLAAALALVGVGTAWLTTINQDSTALSLAGPLLTLGAGIGLSTGLVDGMALTSAGPSRAGTASGMFGTSRLAFETIGIAVVGSIIATGTHGTLGGEGYTGALRLSLWLLAGLTAVVLVAFLALTRRRSPALATA from the coding sequence GTGCGCACCAACCAGGGGGTTGCCCTCGCCACGCTGCTGCTCGCCGTCCTGATGTTCCCGATCACGCTCACCGGCGCCTCCATCGCGCTGCCGGAGATCCGCGAGGCGCTGCACGGCGACCTCGCCTCGGTGCAGTGGGTGGTCAACGCCTACAACACGACCTTCGCCGGGTTCATGCTCGCGGCAGGCGGGCTGGCCGACATCGTGGGTAGGCGGCGGGTGTTCGCCTCGGGTACCGCGATCTTCGCGGCGGGCGGGCTGCTCAGCGCCGTTTCGCCGAACCTGCTGGTGCTCGACGTGCTGCGTGGCCTGTCCGGCATCGGTGCGGCCGCAGCGGCGACCAGTGCGGTGGCGATCATGGCGAGTTCGTTCACCGGCAGGACCAAGGCGCTCGCGTTCAGCCTGTTCGGCACCACGATCGGCTTCGGCCTGGCGTTCGGGCCGTCGGTGTCGAGCCTGCTGATGGGTGCGCTCGGCTGGCAGGCGGTGTTCTGGTTTCCCGCCGCGGTCGGGGTCGCCGCGTTGGTGCTCGTGCCACTGCTGCCCGAATCCAGCAACCCGGACGCCAAGGGGGTGGACTGGCCGGGCACGGTCACCTTCACCGCCGGGCTGCTGCTGATCATCACCGGCTTCATCGAGGGACCCGCGCTCGGCTGGGCCCACCCGCTGGTGCTGGCCGCGTTCGTGGTCGGGATCGGGCTGCTGGTCGCGTTCACCGCGGTGGAGCGCCGGGTGGCGAACCCGATGTTCCACTTCGACCTGCTGCGCACGCCCGGTTTCCTGGCCGCCGCCATGGCCGCGGCGACGTTCGTGGCGGTGATGGTGCCGTTGCTGGTGTACCTGCCGTCGTACCTGACCGAGGTGGTCGGCCAGACCGCGCAGCAGGCGGGTGCCACGCTGATCCTGATGACCGCGCCGATCCTGGTGCTGCCGCTGGTCGCGGGGGCGCTCGCGCGGTGGACCTCGGCGAACGCCGTGCTGGCAGCCGCGCTCGCGCTGGTCGGCGTGGGGACCGCGTGGCTCACCACCATCAACCAGGACAGCACCGCGCTGTCGCTGGCCGGGCCGCTGCTCACGCTCGGCGCGGGCATCGGGCTGTCCACCGGTCTGGTCGACGGCATGGCGCTGACCAGTGCCGGGCCGAGCCGGGCGGGGACCGCGTCCGGCATGTTCGGCACGTCCCGGCTGGCCTTCGAGACGATCGGCATCGCCGTCGTCGGGTCGATCATCGCGACCGGCACGCACGGCACCCTCGGCGGCGAGGGCTACACCGGCGCGCTGCGGCTGTCGCTGTGGCTGCTGGCCGGTCTGACGGCTGTCGTGCTAGTGGCTTTCCTCGCCCTTACCCGACGCCGCTCCCCCGCGCTAGCTACCGCCTAG